Within Brachyhypopomus gauderio isolate BG-103 chromosome 4, BGAUD_0.2, whole genome shotgun sequence, the genomic segment CGTGCAATTTGTGGTCACATTTCACATTCCatgtctttttttccaaatGCACAAGTTGATGTTTAAGCAGTGACCAGAATATTGAGACTCCCGCTCGGAGGTCCGCTTCCAGCAGACCTTCATTTATCATTTATTCTATTTCTTTGTCATTTTACACAATTAACAATGCAAAGATGGAATACCTCAGTGTACATCAATATTCACCGATgactgaactctctctctctgtgtacacACCAACTACTTATTGGTTTGTTGTACTAATATTAGAGAAATGAAGCAAATTAGCTAAGtggttcagatttgttgtagaTCGATATAGAACTGTAACTCAATGAATAATCCTGATAAAGGAGAATGACCCACTATTAGGTAGGAAATGAACTCTGAAAAATGTGGGGGATGGGTGTCGGGAGGGGCGGGTGGGGGTCTCTGGCAGTCTTGTGATATTTGGGTGGGGTTGCAAAAcatatctaaaaaaaaaaaaaaacaaagcccTTCAGACCTGATGGACTTGTTTTGAATTCTTTAGCTTCTGAGAGGCATCGCATACCATAGCTTGAAAATACAGTCTAGAACAAACAGAGGAAGTGATGTAAGGAGTTCTGCTCTTTATCAGGCCTTCCCAGTCGTCACCTGCTGAACTAATTACACCCCCCTCTTGAGTGAGCTCCTCTCCCGGAGCACAGGGGCATTGTGGGAAGGGCCCTGATCATCTGTGTGCCTCTCACATACAGCAGCAGCTAAACTGCAGCTCAGCGGGAGTTCGCGTCACTCTTGAACTCAAATGAGTAGTGTTGTGTTTACAAAAAAGCAACAAGTTACCATGTTAATGTGAGTTCATAGTGTAGGGAGTGCAGTACACGTTCTTCAACAAAATGTTGTGCTCACTTGAAGATGACAGATCCTGCTGCCGGTTTAATCTTACACTTTATTTTAATGTCTTCTGAGAGATTAGTTGCTCAACATTCATTGTTTCTGTTAGAGCACTCATACGAGACATTCTTATTGTAAACGTCTTGTATTTGCAACTTGTAAACATAGCACCAAGTGTCATAAAGGAGAATTAAGCAACTGATCATTGCTTTTTGCTCTTTTCTTTTGAATTAATGTAATTCTACGACTGTACAAATGAGATGTCCCATGGTGTTAAGATACAAAGGCTTACTGTGGTGCCAGGGCTGTGGACATGTCCTCCTGCTCCACTATGACCAGGGGCAGTGTGCAGGTGTCCAGCTGTCCACCTGAGACGCTGTTCATGTGGTCGATTGCCAGCCCAAAGCCAGATCAACGTGAGAGAAACACTCACACTTTTGCAAATGTAAGCACTCAGACCTTCAGGGGTGCACCTTAATATTACCTGCTAGTTTGCATACTTTAATATTTCACATTAATAAACATTAACTTTTAAATATAAGAAGgacaaaacatacaaaagacCTTTTGGCAGTGGAATTTTCTTTAGCTTCCATATTCCAAAGGTTCTCAAATTCTGTATAAATgttaaaattaaatattaattcattaaatattTTCAAGACGAAGACGCAATGAATATAGTCTGTACAGCTATGATTGATACAGCATGTAAGAGAGTTCATGGTGAATGAGACCTGAAGCACTCAGGTAGGAAGCTCAGTCTGCGTAAATTTGGACTGCGCTTTGTTGCCCTCTAGTGGCGCATAAAATGATTCACATATTATAACATACAGTATTAAATCAGCTCACATAACCACCTACGTCTGCTTTTAAGAATCTTATTAAAGGGTGCTCTCAGTTTGACACATATGGCAAGATATTTCACAATGGTCTTTAATTTGTTAAATGTCCACATAAAAAGTTTATGCATTTCACAATGTTTCTGTTTTGAAAATTGAAGTATAACTAAGTTCTATTATTACCAGTAAACACAACCTGGGACCAACTGACTGTGGCCAGCACTGAATTCACAGAGCTTCGACACCTCATCTGTCTGTCCGATGTTCACGGGAGGGTCTTCAAAGCACAACACACATGGAGAAAAGAGACTCGCCTCATCACTGCCAGGTCTTACCTCACCAATGAAGACAACAACAGGAGTTTTAGTCTGAGCCGCTTCAGACAGCAGCCCAAAATCCTTTTGAAATGAGGTAAATATTTGTGTTCAACATCAATCTGTAAATACCGTAAACAAGGTCAACCACTGAAAGTAGACTCAAAAGAAGATTGCAgattaatagtaataataataataataataataataataacttaatgGCATGAAGTGAGTGGCCATGCATAGGTGGCAGATCTAAAATTCAATAAAACTCAATAAAACTGAAAAACAaaagtaaaacaaaaacaaacaaacaaaccaaaaatacTATAccaattttaataataataaaagtgcTAAAGAACCACAGGCACGAAGACAGCCGAGGAAGCGAGTGGAGAAGTTAGAGTGGGCGGAGCTGGCGGGGGGACAGGGACCCTGCCACTGGCACAGACAGAACCACGGGGCGAGCATGCATGCGCAGAACCACAGGGGCAACACCAGCAGCACCTACTACACGGCACCACCATACCCACACGAGACACGGCCACTAcgtccagagagagagacaggcaccAGGCGAGAGAGAGACGGGACACAGCCAAAGAccgagggaggaggagaggaggggcggaggagaggaggggagaagggAGTGttgagcacacacactgcagggtggGGAGGGCGCGAGGCGGCGCTGCATGACTGGGAAGCGCTTACCCGGCCGCCAGCCACGCACGCCTGCAACCTGCCTGCCTGAAAGTTCTCCCCCTCACAGCAACACAGCGGGTCTGACCCCGCCCCTCAAATCTCCTGATGCTTCTGGGATCATTTaaagttaataaaaaaataaaagaataataataatggaaaaaatacattttcaaggATTTGAGATTTGCGTGAACAGGAGTAGCTACCGTGATGCCACGACTACACGTGCCCCTCGCAGTTCTGCGTCTGCCTGTGACGTCAGCAGGTCATAACTAAGGGGTCTGTTGTCACGGCGAGCAGTTAGCGCACGAGAGGTTAAAGGTCTAGGTCCGTAGGAGAAAGCGAGCTCCGCAAAGCAGCAGCAAACGTGTCGTCggaaaaacagacacacagacgaaGCGCAGACGAAACGGTCCAGTGGAGTTAGTTAGTTCGCCTCTTGATGTGGACGTTTGAGAGTTTGTGTTTAGACTGGAAGGGCCTGTCAGGCAGGCCTCAGGTAGGCCTGTCAGGTCTCAGGTAGGTCTCATGTAGGCCTCAGTTAGGTCTCAGGTAGGTCTCATGTAGGCCTCAGTTAGGCCTCACACCTCTGACTAGAGTGTAAAGAGGAAGATGTTTCACGCACGGATGCTTGCCCCGCCCCCGCCTGTGCCAGCCAAATGCTTTTAGGGATCtgcaaagaaaaaaacaaaacaaaacaaaacaacaacaaaaaagcaaagaaacgacaaaagaaaaacaaaacaaacaaacaaacaaacaaaaaaaaatcacacaatGTTAGAAATGTGACTTAAGAACTGTATCCCATGACAATCCATCACAATCACTGTTTTCCCCGAGTAACTGGCGTGGCCCTTGGGCGCGGGTGCATGAGAGACAGCAGTCAGTAGAGTGCAGACACAGCAGCGGAGtgcagagaacacacactcccTAGGAGTAGCAACAGAAAACTAACGATGACGCAGGGGTGCCTTTAGCGGTCTACGTATGCAGTTAAGCATGAGTCACAGTTACTGTtgtcttaagcctggtttatactttcgcgagcgaccgtagcgcgcggctccgcccacctcgcgcgaccctgcgcgagcggtgtaggcgtttatactttcgcgaacgtcgcgagcgtcgctgcagtgttctccgaattattaaaagcgaattatttcgaatcatttcgagtatatgtattaatatttaacttaattatgtttatcgtgctggaaaatattgaaatggaccttgaaagtgccgtacaagtttTAATTTaaggtgctttaattccaccttgtttaggtgtatgaaccctgcaaacatgacttcgtcgatcgcgctgaagcgcggcgcgcgcgcgaagttacaaaattcgagaggtgcacggccctcgcgcacgggcggagcctcagcgattacgtcattttcgccgcgcggaccctcaagTCAAGTAtggtcaagtataaaccaggctttagggCGAAACCcacgggggggatgggggggttaCGGCGTGTCTGCACGAGCATGCTGAAACAGCTGCAGCCACTTCACCGCTGATATCCAGAAAATCACCAAATGTGCTTTGTTCTGTAGCCGCAGTCCCATGACAATCTGGATTCAACagctttgtttttttaattttttgtttttgttttgtttttttttttgtcatttactGCACCTACCATGCTAACCAAAGCTAAGAACCGCATGCATTCTGTTGGTTTAGCATCGTTTGTGCCCTCACTGAGGGATAATCTCGTAAGCACATGCAGCGTGGAAGACGTCAGAAGCGTTCTAACTACTTAAGCTGGACCTCTCGGTGCTGTTACGGGTCAGGTACCAGGGAGAAGGTTCTGGACAGCAGTGAATGTGAAGCTAAGTCAATCTAAATCTCTCACAAGCATGCAAGAATTACAGTAGCTATGTTATTTCTTATTTTACACTTTTCTTATTTCTTATTTTACACACATGTAAGAGTTAGGGGAGTTCTTGTATATTGATTAATGAAAGAAATACATGTAAAGAAGTACCTGAGTGAACTTTAGGCTATGCCCTCCGTCTTCCACGGATCATATTTACAGCCATGTCATTTTAGACTTTAAAACATTGGTTTAGAAACACAGTTTAACCTTGATAAAAAATCTGAATGAAAAACGAACAAACCAACAAAAGTCTATATTGTTTCATTTCAGGCCTGCCCGTTCGGACGGACGCCTCATCTGTTTTTAGGTTGCGAAGACCTAGAACTGTCAGTCTCAGCGTTTGGTCGGACCATATATTTTTTGAGAATTCCACTCTTTACCAAAGAGCAACTCATCCCTAGCTATTCCAGCTAGACTGTGGACAAAAACACAAAGTTGAAACATTTCATACCAAACAAGCACAATACTCAAAGCTTTGACATGAATTCGAGAGTAAGCAGCTTTTTCTACCTGTGGCTAAAGGACACTGGAGCACAGACCCTCCTGCACGTCTCCTCCTTTCAcacacaaaatgttttttttcctcttcacaCAGAGGGGTACAGAAGAAGAAGTAAAGAAAGTAGCTTAGAAAAGCAGACACAACTCGCCCGCTACGCTACATGGGGTCTCACGCATGGAAACAACCACCACGTCCTCTCCCACAGGACAGAGGTGGCATCAGGAGTTCCTCACATGGACATATGGAACTCGGGGTCCTTCCAAGCTCCCTCGTTCAAGTTCTCTTAGGAAGAGAGAATAACCACAATCAGGCCTAGAGTGAACGAATCCCGCCTTGTCCCGCTCGCACTGGAGCAGGGGGCAAGTGGGCGTTGGcggggaggttggggggggtggCTCAGGGCTGcgtgaggtggggggtgggttcACTCTAGACGGGCAGCAGGGTTAAATGTAGGTCATGGCACCTTTGGCACTGGCGTCGAGGCAGAGCTTGATGTAGGACGTGGGCACGTATCCTTCCTCATCCTCGTTGCGGCGCACGCGCGTCCAGCCGTCGCCCTTGTCCTCCTCGATCACGTAGAGCATCTCGCCCTCCGCCATGGAAATGGTGCCCTCGTTTTGgcctggaggagagggaggagaaacaAAGATGGGAGAGGAGATACAGGCACTGCTGCTGCAACGGCTCACGCAGACAAAACACAACCCGCCAGCACAGAACACACTGAAGCAGCAACCGCACACCGGTGGCCGCACACCAGCCAACTCACTGCTTTTATTTATAGTCAGCTGCACTAGCGTTTGGAGCGAAACTGCTTCTTTGGCCGATTGTTAAAGTTGCTTATTTCTGTTTTTACTTGATCTCCTCTCACTGGCTAGGCCTAGCGGGCTTCTACTTGTGACCTTTACCACATGACATTTTCATTCTGCCCTTCACACGGTTGTCATTGGACAGCAGGTTGCCCAGCGAGGCAGAGCCCAGTTAGCCTACGCTGTTCTCACTCCGGCAGCTGCGGTGCTgtcaggatttgaacctgcgatCTCCCGACAGCAGGGAAGAACGCGAGAACGTGGCACAGGAAGCGTTCTAACAGCGCAGCACTTCAGTGATGAAAAGCCTATCTAATTAATCCTTGAAATTAATCGACAAAAGATATTGAAGATATGGGTCTTCCCATGCTACCTTCAAAAGGGTAGAGCGCTTTACACGTTCCTATGGTGGGTAAAGGGTCTTCCTCGTCAAACTCGTCGTCGAACTCGGTGCTACGCGACTTGAATTGCACGGTCTCGGTGCTGGGGTCTTCCGTGTAGCTGCCGTCCGGACTGGGCACAGAACACATATAATACGTACAAGAGGCCAAATGAATACAGCGAAGGTGCAGGTGAACAGAAGGTGGACTGTCTGTCGTGGCTCCGGGAGTACCTCTCTCTGTTCTGGGCACAGCTGTTGCCCACCAGCGCGTTGCCCTGCGAATCAAAAGGGGCGCTCTGTCTGCGCTGGGAGCCGCTAGACTCCAGGAGCTTCCTCTCCACGTCTGTCAGCCAGCCCTGGGAGGAGGAGCGGGAAGGGCACGGAGGTCTCAGTTCAGCCTCGCTAACACAGCCCTTGCTAACACAATCCTTAGTACCACAGCCCTCGCTAGTACAACACTCGCTAGTACAACACTCGCTAACACAACCCTCGCTAGCACAACACTTGCTAGCACAACACTTGGTAACACAACACTCGGTAACACAACACTCGCTAGCACAACCCTCACTAACAACACTTACTAGCACAACCCTCACTAACAACACTCGCTAACACAATCCTcactaacacaacacacactaaaAAGACTTGATAACACAACCCTCACTACCACAACTCTCACTAACACAACCCTCACTAACATAACACTCATTAACACAACACTCACTACCACAACACTTGCTAGCACAGCTCTCGCTACCACAACCCTCACTAACAACACTTGCTAACACAACCCTCACTAACACAACCCTCACTAAAAACACTTGCTAACACAACCCTCACTAAAAACATTTGCTAACACAACCCTTACTAACACAACACTCACTAACAACACTCGCTAACACAACACTCACTAAAAAGACTCGCTAACACAACACTCACTAAAAAGACTCGGTAACACAACCCTCACTACCACAACTCTCACTTAAAAGACTCGGTAACACAACCCTCACTAACACAACACTCATTAACACAACACTCACTACCACAACACTTGCTAGCACAGCTCTCGCTACCACAACCCTCACTAACAACACTCGCTAACACAACTCTCACTAACACAGCCCTCACTAACACAACCCTCACTAACAACACTCGCTAACACAAGCCTCACTAACACAACACTCAATAAAAATACTCAGTAACACAACCCTCACTACCACAACTCTCACTAACACAACCCTCACTAATACATCACTCATTAACACAACACTCACTACCACAACACTTGCTAGCACAGCTCTCGCTACCACAGCCCTCACTAACAACACTCGCTAACAcaacactcactaacacaaCCCTCACTAACAACACTCTAACACAACCCTCACTAACACAACACTCACTAAAAACACTCGCTAACACAACCCTCACTACCACAACACTCACTAACAACACTCGCTAACACAACCTTCACTAACACAACCCTATCTAACACAACCTACAATAAAACAATACTTGCTAGCACAGCTTTCGCTACACCACACTCGCTAACACAACACTCGCTAGCACAACCCTCGCTAATACAACACTCACCAACACAACCCCTCGCTAACACATCCAGGCTATGTCCGATCATGGGTAAATCCTGTACTTTAAGTCTGTACTTTAGTGGTTGTATATTGTATATTGAGCAACGGCATTGTGGAGCGGTGCTGAGGTGTTCCCATGGTTGAAGAAGCCTCACCTCATATTTGTGTGCCTCCAGCTGAAACTTCTCGATGCTCTGACGCACCTCTTCCAAGCGCGGGTCCACGCTGTTGGGGTCGCCCATGTGAGGGTTCTTAATGTAAACGTCTTTCATTTTAGTCAGGGCATccctgaggagagagaaagagaagcacATAACAGACCAGTGCTGAAACTACAGCATTTTCATGGTGACtccagcagagtgtgtgtgtgtgtgtgtgtgtgtgtgtgtgtgtacctctgatCCATCTCTTTCTGGATCTCCTTGCTGATGTCATTAAGCTTGGCCTGCAATTTCTTCCTCCTCTGTTCTGGGGGTAAATGACTGTAATCCTCCTGGACTgttccctgacacacacacacacacacacacacgcacaatcatgcacatgtacacaaatatgcacacacgtgtacacatgcAATATttgcacacacatttgcacaaaAAAAGTTTATGaaaagtgaaaaacgtgaagaTGAGAAGATTTGCTTATTCCCAGTTCACGGCAGTACGGTGCTCTGAAAGGAGCAGGTGGCGTAGACATGGTGCTAACAGGCTGCACTACATTTAGCTCTGTCTCTAATGCAGCCTGTCAAACACTTTCCGCCCTTGTCTGCTCACACTTGAATACTTGTACACACTTGAATAttcagcaaacacaccagcagtTTGTGTGCCACATCAGGTCAGACAGAGCATTCTGTTGTGCTGCTAATAATCCCTGAAAAGCAGTGGAGTGTGAGGAGAAGATGTagatagaggagatggagaagatggagacggagaagatggagatggtgaagatggattagatggaggaggtggagatggagaagatggaggagctggagatggagaaggtggaggagatggagaaggagaagatggagatggtgaagatGGATTAGATGAAGGAGGTGGAGCTGGagaagatgatggagaaggtggagatggTAAAGGAGATGAagaagatggaggaggtggagatggagaagatggaggagatggagaaggtggagatggTAAAGGAGATGAAGAAGATGGAGGaaatggaggaggtggagatggagagtgGGATAATAGCAGAAGTGATGCACTTACCAGCTTGAGCGACAGCTGGGACAAAAGACCAGGAACAGaacaggagacagagagaggacagtTTCCATCAGATTacaggacagagaggacagtTTCCATCAGatcagagaacagagagaggacaGTTTCCATCAGATTacaggacagagaggacagtTTCCATCAGATTacaggacagagaggacacttTCCATTAGAtcagggacagagacaggacaGTTTCCATCAGatcagggacagagagaggacagtTTCCATCAGattacaggacagagagaggacagtTTCCATCAGATCAGAGGTCAGAGAGAGGACAGTTTCCATCAGatcagggacagagagaggacagtTTCCATCAGATCaaaggacagagaggacacttTCCATTAGAtcagggacagagacaggacaGTTTCCATCAGatcagaggacagagagaggacagtTTCCCTGAGATCAGCCCCTTCACACAGCAAGACCAGCAGCTTACATGAATAACATGAACAATGTGAAAGGTACTGTATAAAAATGTCTTTGTTATTATTACTGGCAATAatactaacaataataataatactaaatgtatttatttattggtcTAACAGAGCAAACAAAACcgcatttaataaaaaaaataagcaATAATAAATGTgctctctccatttctgaagCTACACTTCCCATGATGCTCAGCGTGACTCTTACCCCGCGCTTGAGGCTCCTCAGGCACTGGATCTTGTGTCTGGAACTCATGAAGTCATTCAGACGCTGGCTCAGGGGCTCCTTGGGTTGCTGTGGCGACTGGGGGCCGTTGGCCAGACCTTCGGGCGAGGGCGACgtgggaggagggggcgggggttGACGGGGCGACGCCAGCAACGACATGAGCTACACAGAGCACGTGGAggaatggagggatggagggagagtgaaggagagaggtgaggacacagacagacagctgagGAAAACACAGATCTGTGGCCCTGTGGCCATGTTTTAAAACAGACCACGGGCAAGAGTGAACTGTTGAGGTGTAGAAAAAGAACCCTGAGGTAGGCTGACTGAACATGGGCAGGCGTGTTAACTGAACACAGACAGACGTGTTAACTGAACAGACAGGCGTGTTGACTGAACACAGAAAGATGTGTTGACTGAAGACAGACAAACGTGTTGACTGAACATGGGCAGCCATGTTGACTGAACATGGGCAGCCATGTTGACTGAACACAGTCAGACGTGTTGACTGAAGACAGACAGGCGTGTTAACTGAACACTGTAAGACGTGTTGACCAAACACAGAAAGACATGTTGACTGAACACAGACAGACGTGTTGACTGAACATGGGCAGCCATGTTGACTAAACACAGTCAAATGTGTTGACTGAAGACAGACAGGCGTGTTAACTGAACACAGACAGGCGTGTTGCCGAACACAGACAGGCGTGTTGACTGTACACAGGGAGGTGTGTTGACTGAACATGGCCAAGTGTGTTGACTGAACATGGGCAGGCGTGTTGATTGAACACGGGCAGCCGTGTTGACTGAACACAGAAAGACGTGTTGACTGAAGACAGGTGTGTTGACTGAACTTGGGCAGGCGTGTTGACTGAACACAGACAGACGTGTTGAATGAACATGGGCAGCCATGTTGACTGAACACTAGGGGTGTCACGAGATCTCACAAGATGTAACTCAGCGATATTTCTCGTcgcgttaaaaatctgtctcgcgggatttgtgatccagcaagcagccagaatgacgttggaaaatacaggtattactattgaagatgcactttcaaatcgtttgtttggcagcattgtGGGTACCCagtggaaatgataaatggctaAAAGAGATAAATAAATGGCGGAAATGATaaaagagagtgactgataagacatggaccatatgcaaacattgtatgaaaataaaggtatggttaacgacggaccagagttacgaccgacttttttttttatttcgcgcggtgctcggaggagcagtggcagcacagtggagtgttgtgtacgataagctgaggcagcgtagcctccaccgcagcacaTCTCAGCAACGCAATCGCTCTTTCTCATGCTGTACGCAcaagaacattgttcgtttttttctttactgtatttacgattTAGCGTATCAAAATCTAGAGTCACGCTTAACGACTGACTTTTCAGTCACtaaccccgtcgttaagcggagactcactgtaatattgtttgcgaTTGAAAAAaggataaatatttaattttatttattttattttatcttttatgaaattttattttaatttcaatttgtagaggaagaggtttattaaaagttcatgcttacatcatgcatgttaagagttataataaaacatttcaaaatgcatgtgtaagttaaataaaagtctgttgtccagtcatataatttgtcattttagtgttcttaaaatctcatCTCGTCTCGTTCTTGTGAactatcgtcacacccctactgAACACAGAAAGACATGTTGACCGAACACAGAAAGACGTGTTGACTGAAGACAGAAAGACGTGTTGACTGAACACAGACAGGTGTGTTGACTGAAAAGACAGGCGTGTTGACCGAACACAGACAGGCGTGTTGACTGAAAACAGACAGGGATGTTGACCAAACACAGAAAGACGAGTTGACTGAAGACAGACAGGTGTGCTGACTGAACACAGGCAGGCGTGTTGAAGAAGAGCTGTATGTTTCTGTTTGcggtctggtaaaaaaaaactacTCTGGCTCCTCGGTTTCTGTCTGCCTCATGTTTTCACTTTTACTTGTTTTTAATATCCACCTGGTCCACCAATGCGGTGTAGG encodes:
- the fnbp1a gene encoding formin-binding protein 1a isoform X7, which encodes MSYAKQMRNLSKKYQPKKNSREEDEYKYTSCRAFLMTLNELNDYAGQHEVIAENLSTQIISELTRYIQELKAERKAHFHDGRRAQQHIENSWKQLESSKRRFERDCKEADRAQHYFDKMDADINVTKADVEKRCSLKAKQQAQIRHQIADDSKNEYLSYLQKFNKDQHEHYYTLIPHIFQRIQEMEERRIERVGGSMRIYAEAERKVLPIVTKCLDGMTKAAESIEPKMDTKQVVETYKSGFEPPGDVEFEDYSVSMKRAVSESSFLNARGESRRRSRSKLWPLIKRNKLMSLLASPRQPPPPPPTSPSPEGLANGPQSPQQPKEPLSQRLNDFMSSRHKIQCLRSLKRGLSLKLGTVQEDYSHLPPEQRRKKLQAKLNDISKEIQKEMDQRDALTKMKDVYIKNPHMGDPNSVDPRLEEVRQSIEKFQLEAHKYEGWLTDVERKLLESSGSQRRQSAPFDSQGNALVGNSCAQNRERCSVPSPDGSYTEDPSTETVQFKSRSTEFDDEFDEEDPLPTIGTCKALYPFEGQNEGTISMAEGEMLYVIEEDKGDGWTRVRRNEDEEGYVPTSYIKLCLDASAKDP
- the fnbp1a gene encoding formin-binding protein 1a isoform X5 → MSYAKQMRNLSKKYQPKKNSREEDEYKYTSCRAFLMTLNELNDYAGQHEVIAENLSTQIISELTRYIQELKAERKAHFHDGRRAQQHIENSWKQLESSKRRFERDCKEADRAQHYFDKMDADINVTKADVEKRCSLKAKQQAQIRHQIADDSKNEYLSYLQKFNKDQHEHYYTLIPHIFQRIQEMEERRIERVGGSMRIYAEAERKVLPIVTKCLDGMTKAAESIEPKMDTKQVVETYKSGFEPPGDVEFEDYSVSMKRAVSESSFLNARGESRRRSRSKLWPLIKRNKLMSLLASPRQPPPPPPTSPSPEGLANGPQSPQQPKEPLSQRLNDFMSSRHKIQCLRSLKRGGTVQEDYSHLPPEQRRKKLQAKLNDISKEIQKEMDQRDALTKMKDVYIKNPHMGDPNSVDPRLEEVRQSIEKFQLEAHKYEGWLTDVERKLLESSGSQRRQSAPFDSQGNALVGNSCAQNRESPDGSYTEDPSTETVQFKSRSTEFDDEFDEEDPLPTIGTCKALYPFEGQNEGTISMAEGEMLYVIEEDKGDGWTRVRRNEDEEGYVPTSYIKLCLDASAKENLNEGAWKDPEFHMSM
- the fnbp1a gene encoding formin-binding protein 1a isoform X6; translated protein: MSYAKQMRNLSKKYQPKKNSREEDEYKYTSCRAFLMTLNELNDYAGQHEVIAENLSTQIISELTRYIQELKAERKAHFHDGRRAQQHIENSWKQLESSKRRFERDCKEADRAQHYFDKMDADINVTKADVEKAKQQAQIRHQIADDSKNEYLSYLQKFNKDQHEHYYTLIPHIFQRIQEMEERRIERVGGSMRIYAEAERKVLPIVTKCLDGMTKAAESIEPKMDTKQVVETYKSGFEPPGDVEFEDYSVSMKRAVSESSFLNARGESRRRSRSKLWPLIKRNKLMSLLASPRQPPPPPPTSPSPEGLANGPQSPQQPKEPLSQRLNDFMSSRHKIQCLRSLKRGGTVQEDYSHLPPEQRRKKLQAKLNDISKEIQKEMDQRDALTKMKDVYIKNPHMGDPNSVDPRLEEVRQSIEKFQLEAHKYEGWLTDVERKLLESSGSQRRQSAPFDSQGNALVGNSCAQNRESPDGSYTEDPSTETVQFKSRSTEFDDEFDEEDPLPTIGTCKALYPFEGQNEGTISMAEGEMLYVIEEDKGDGWTRVRRNEDEEGYVPTSYIKLCLDASAKENLNEGAWKDPEFHMSM
- the fnbp1a gene encoding formin-binding protein 1a isoform X3 — encoded protein: MSYAKQMRNLSKKYQPKKNSREEDEYKYTSCRAFLMTLNELNDYAGQHEVIAENLSTQIISELTRYIQELKAERKAHFHDGRRAQQHIENSWKQLESSKRRFERDCKEADRAQHYFDKMDADINVTKADVEKAKQQAQIRHQIADDSKNEYLSYLQKFNKDQHEHYYTLIPHIFQRIQEMEERRIERVGGSMRIYAEAERKVLPIVTKCLDGMTKAAESIEPKMDTKQVVETYKSGFEPPGDVEFEDYSVSMKRAVSESSFLNARGESRRRSRSKLWPLIKRNKLMSLLASPRQPPPPPPTSPSPEGLANGPQSPQQPKEPLSQRLNDFMSSRHKIQCLRSLKRGLSLKLGTVQEDYSHLPPEQRRKKLQAKLNDISKEIQKEMDQRDALTKMKDVYIKNPHMGDPNSVDPRLEEVRQSIEKFQLEAHKYEGWLTDVERKLLESSGSQRRQSAPFDSQGNALVGNSCAQNRERCSVPSPDGSYTEDPSTETVQFKSRSTEFDDEFDEEDPLPTIGTCKALYPFEGQNEGTISMAEGEMLYVIEEDKGDGWTRVRRNEDEEGYVPTSYIKLCLDASAKENLNEGAWKDPEFHMSM
- the fnbp1a gene encoding formin-binding protein 1a isoform X2 gives rise to the protein MSYAKQMRNLSKKYQPKKNSREEDEYKYTSCRAFLMTLNELNDYAGQHEVIAENLSTQIISELTRYIQELKAERKAHFHDGRRAQQHIENSWKQLESSKRRFERDCKEADRAQHYFDKMDADINVTKADVEKRCSLKAKQQAQIRHQIADDSKNEYLSYLQKFNKDQHEHYYTLIPHIFQRIQEMEERRIERVGGSMRIYAEAERKVLPIVTKCLDGMTKAAESIEPKMDTKQVVETYKSGFEPPGDVEFEDYSVSMKRAVSESSFLNARGESRRRSRSKLWPLIKRNKLMSLLASPRQPPPPPPTSPSPEGLANGPQSPQQPKEPLSQRLNDFMSSRHKIQCLRSLKRGLSLKLGTVQEDYSHLPPEQRRKKLQAKLNDISKEIQKEMDQRDALTKMKDVYIKNPHMGDPNSVDPRLEEVRQSIEKFQLEAHKYEGWLTDVERKLLESSGSQRRQSAPFDSQGNALVGNSCAQNRESPDGSYTEDPSTETVQFKSRSTEFDDEFDEEDPLPTIGTCKALYPFEGQNEGTISMAEGEMLYVIEEDKGDGWTRVRRNEDEEGYVPTSYIKLCLDASAKENLNEGAWKDPEFHMSM